The Dasypus novemcinctus isolate mDasNov1 chromosome 12, mDasNov1.1.hap2, whole genome shotgun sequence genome includes a window with the following:
- the LOC101428640 gene encoding vomeronasal type-1 receptor 4-like, protein MTSRDLVMGVIVLLQTIFGMLGNFSFFYHYIFLSFTGCRSRSIDLIIKHLIVANSLILLCKGIPQSMAAFGLKYLFNDFRCKVVFYFHRVGRGVSIGTTCLLSIFQAIMVSPRNARWAELKLKSSKYIGFSLFLCWIVYMLVNIIFIIHITGSQSTKNTTNKKKFGYCTSIRQDKISESLYAVLLSVPDALFLGLMLWANGSMVYILYRHKQRVQYIHRKHVSPSSSPESRATHTILVLVSTFVTFYTLSCIFHVCITLLNNPSWWLVNTSALFNSCFPALSPFILMFRDSSLHRT, encoded by the exons ATGACCTCCAGGGATTTGGTGATGGGAGTGATAGTCTTATTACAAACCATATTTGGAATGCTGgggaatttctcttttttttaccattatatCTTCCTTTCCTTCACTGGGTGCAGATCAAGGTCCATAGATTTGATTATCAAGCACCTGATAGTAGCCAACTCATTGATCCTTCTCTGTAAAGGAATACCACAATCAATGGCAGCATTTGGtttgaaatatttgttcaatgattTTAGATGCAAAGTTGTTTTCTATTTTCACAGAGTGGGCAGGGGGGTGTCCATTGGAACCACCTGTCTCTTGAGTATCTTCCAAGCCATTATGGTCAGTCCCAGGAATGCCAGGTGGGCAGAGTTGAAATTAAAATCCTCAAAGTATATtggcttttcccttttcctgtgctGGATTGTCTACATGctggtaaatattatttttattatacatatAACAGGCAGTCAGAGCACCAAAAACactacaaacaaaaaaaaatttggatATTGTACTTCTATACGTCAGGACAAAATCTCAGAGTCACTCTATGCAGTGTTGTTATCAGTCCCTGATGCTTTATTTCTGGGGCTCATGCTCTGGGCCAATGGCTCCATGGTTTACATCTTGTACAGGCACAAGCAGAGGGTCCAATATATTCATAGGAAACATGTCTCCCCCAGTTCCTCCCCTGAGTCCAGAGCTACCCACACCATCCTTGTACTGGTGAGCACTTTTGTAACTTTTTATACCCTCTCCTGCATATTTCATGTTTGTATCACTCTTTTAAATAATCCTAGTTGGTGGCTGGTAAACACTTCTGCACTTTTTAATTCATGTTTCCCAGCTCTCAGCCCATTTATTCTCATGTTTCGTGAC TCTTCATTACATCGcacttag